AGATTGCTGAAGATCATCTGCACGGTGGCGTCGCGCAGAGGCAGATGCTCGGCATCCCCCTGCAGGTACCACTGACGCTGCAGCCAGGATTTGCGCCGCCGCGCTTCCTGCAGCATGGGTAGTGCCAGATCGACAGCAAGGACCCGGGCGCGGGGAAAATGGCGGTTGAGGCGGCGGGTCTGCAGACCGGTGCCGGCACCGAGATCGAGGAGGAACTGCGGATCGATCTTCAGTAGCTCCAGACGGGAAAGCATTTCCTGACCGACCTGATCCTGCAGGGTGGCCAGTGCCTCGTAGTCCTTCGCTGCCCGGGAAAAGTGACGCTGTACCAGATGCTTCTGCACGCTCATGGGAGAAAGACCTCGCGCAACGCAGCGGCACAAGCGGCAGGCTGGGCAAGAAAAGGGGCGTGGCCGCTGGGGAGGCAGTGCAGTACGCTGCCGGAGAGCGCTTGATGCAGATATCTGCCCGCCGCTGGTGGCACGATCCGATCGTCGCTGCCGGAAAGGATGAGCACCGGAAATGGCAAGGACCGCAGGGCGGGGCGCAGGTCGAGCCCCTGCAGAAAGCCCAGCCCCGCGCGCAGACAGCGCCGATCGGGTAAGGGCCAGTCTTCTACCCGCGGCAGATTCCGGCGTGCCTCGGCATCGCCCAGCACCTGCAGGGCGAGGAAGCGCCGCCGTACTGCCGCCGCATCGCCCTCGAGTTCGTCGGCAAAGGCCTGCAGTTGCGCTGCCGGGATCCCCGCCGACCAGTCACTGCGCTGGACAAAGCATGGGCTGCTGGCTGCCAGTACCAGACCGGCGATGGGCGGCTGCGGACCCAAGGCCAGGGCAAGGGCGATCAGCCCTCCCAGAGACCAGCCGAGGAGGATGGGCGGCTGGGGCAGCCCCAGCAGACACTCGCGCAGATGCGCCAGCTCTGCCTCCCAGTCCCAGCCTTCCGGGGGACAGGGACGGCTGCCGTGCCCCGGCAGATCCCAACACCCAGGGCGAAAGTCAGGCTGTAAATAGGGTAGCCAAGGGGCAAAGATGCGCCGATCCATTCCCCAACCGTGGAGCAGGATCAAGGGCTTGCTCTCGCAAGGGACACTCATACGCGCTCCAGGGCATGCAGCAGTTGCTCGATGTCCTCGATGCTGTGGGCGGCGCTGAGACTGATCCGCAGCCGCGCCTGCCCCTGGGGTACCGTTGGCGGTCGTACCGCCGGGCAGTAGATTCCTGCCGCGCGCAGCGCTGCGGCTGCCGCCAAGGCGGCGGCATTGCTCCCCAGGATCAGGCCCTGGATGGGGGTCTGGCTGGGCAGGAAGGGGCGTCCGTGCAGGCCGGCCTGCAAGCGCTGGCGTAGCCTCTGCAAGTGCTCACGCCGGTCTTGCGCCTGCTGTAACAGGGGCAGGGCCGCCAGGGTAGCCGCCGCCAGGGATGCCGGAAGCGCGGTGTGAAAGAGATAGCTGCGCGCCGCCTGCTGCAGCCAGCAGATGGGGAAAGCGGAACTGGCAACGAAGGCCCCATAGCTACCAAAGGCCTTGCCGAGGGTGCCGATACGCAGGATCAAGGCATCGCCATCGCATTGCCAATGTTCCACACTACCCCGCCCTTCCCGGCCAAGAACACCGAAGGCATGGGCCTCGTCGAGGATCAGGGCGGCGTCGTAGCGCTGAGCCAGAGCCAGTAGCTCCGGCAGGGGGGCAAGGTCGCCATCCATACTGAACACCCCTTCGCTGACGATCCAGGCCCGGCCACTGCGGGGCTTGCGCAGCAGGGTCTCCAGGTGTTCGAGATCGTTGTGGCGAAAGCGCTGCAGTCGCGCCCCACTCAAGCGGGCGCCATCGATGAGGGAGGCATGGGCGAGACGATCGAGAAAGAGGTGATCTTGCGCTGACGTCAGGGCGCCGAACACACCCAGGTTCGCCAAGTAGCCGGAGCCAAAGAGGAGTACCGCCTCCACGCCTAGCCACGAGGCCAGAGCTGCCGCGAGTTCCGCATGTTGCCGCCGCTCGCCGCCCAGCAGCGGGGCGGCCCCGGAGCCAAACTCGCCGACCGCGAAGCTCTGTTGCGCTGCTTCACGGAGCGCGGGGTGCCGTGCCAGACCGAGATAGTCGTTGCTGGCGAAAGAAAGCAGCAGCCTACCCGCAGCGTCGTGGTAGAGGGGACGCATTCCTGGCGCTGGCTGCAGGACTTCGGTCTGCCGCAGCAAGCCCAAGGCGCTACGCTCCGCCAGGGCCTGTGCCCAACCGTCTTCCATGCTGCGTCGATTCATCGCGACGGTATAGGGGAGGCGCGCGTACCTTGTCAACGGCAGACTGAGGGACAACAATGGCCGCTGCTTGGGGAGGACGGCATGCTGCGCAGTGGCATCGGAACATGGGGGACAGAATGGTCGCGTTGGAGTCGCCAGAAACTATTGCCGTGGTTGCTGCCCGAAAGCTGCCGCTTTTGCGCCGCGCCGGGAGCGCCCCTCTGTGCTGACTGCCTGCGGGAACTGCCACGGCTGCCCGTCGACCGCTGTAGCTGGTGCGCCTTGCCCGTAAATGACGAGGGTGACTGCCCGGTCTGCAGCATCGAAGCGCCCAGCTACGACTACACTTTTTGCCCTTTCGTGTATGCGCCGCCTCTCGCGGAGGCCATCAGCGCCTGGAAGTTTCACGACGGACTCGATTGGACCCGGCCCTTGGCCGAGGCCTGGATCGAGGCTTGGGAAACACCGCCCCCTCGCCCCGATGCCCTCTTGCCCGTACCTGCACACCCCGCGCGCCTGCGCGAGCGCGGTTACAACCAGGCAGCACTCCTTGCGCGTCATTGGGGTCGGTACTACGACGTATCGGTACGCGATGTCCTGCGCCGGGTGCGCAATACCCCGCATCAGGTCGGCGGCAGCCGCGATCAACGGCGCACTAATCTGCAGTCGGCCTTCACCGTACCTGGCCGTCTGCCACAGCATGTCGCCCTCGTCGATGATGTGATGACCACCGGCAGCACCGCCGAAACCCTCGCCCAATTGCTGCGCGAGCATGGGGTGGCGCGGGTGGACCTGTGGATTCTGGCTCGCGCTTTATGAATCCGCCTCCCTGGCTGGAACTCGTACTCTATCAACCGGAAATCCCGCCCAATACCGGCAATGTGATTCGCCTCTGTGCCAACACCGGGGTTGGGCTGCACCTCATCGAGCCCCTGGGCTTTGCCTGGGAGGACCGTCGCCTGCGGCGAGCAGGACTGGATTACCACGAATTCGCCACGGTCCTTCTCCATTCCTCCTGGACCGATTGCCGTGCCCATCTGGCGGGACGACGTTTCTTTGCCTTCAGCACCAAGGGGAAGCCTGGTAGCTTTGCTGCGGCGCGCTTTCAAGCCGGGGACGTATTGGTCTTCGGCCCCGAAACCCGGGGCTTGCCCGAGGAAATCCTCACCGAATTCTCTCCCGAGACACTGCTTCGCCTGCCCATGCGCCCTGGCCAACGCAGCCTCAACCTGTCGAATAGCTGCGCCGTCGCCGTCTTCGAGGCCTGGCGCCAGCTCGGTTACCCCGGGGGAGATGACGCTGTCATAAAAGTGACATAAAAGTTTCATCAAAATGTCACAATCTTGGTGTAGAGTTTCGGCTTACAAAACCGCCGCTACCCAGGAGTTTCCCGTGAGCACGACAGCCGTACAGGACAGCGATATTGCCGAGGCGCTCAACACCGCGCGCTTCAGCCCTTTTCATCTCAAGGCCATTTGGGCCTCTTCCATGGGTTTTTTCACCTCGGCCTATGACCTCTTCATCATCGGTACCGCCTTGGTTCTGATCAAGGAAGAGTGGCATCTGAGCCCAGACGAAGTCGGTCTGGTAGGCTCCATTTCCCTCATTGCCACCTTTGCTGGTGCCTACCTCTTCGGTATTCTGGCCGACAAGCTCGGACGCAAAAAGATTTACGGGCTGGAGGCCCTGCTGATGACCATCGGCGCCCTGATGTCGGCGGTGGCGCCGAATGTTACAGTGCTGATCATCGCCCGCGTCATTCTGGGCCTGGGTATTGGCGGCGATTACCCCATGTCGGCCGTCTTGATGTCGGAATATGCCAACGCCAAGTCGCGGGGACGCATGGTCTCGCTGGTCTTTTCCGCTCAGGCCATCGGTTTGGTGACGGGGCCAGTGGTGGCTCTCACCCTCCTTGCCGCAGGCATGAACCATGACCTCGCTTGGCGGCTGATGCTCGGGCTCGGCGCCCTGCCCGCTCTGGCGGTGATCTACATTCGCCGCACCCTCCCCGAGTCGCCGCGTTGGCTGGCGCGGGTCAAGGGGGATAGCGAAGCCGCAGCGCGGGAGCTGGCTTCCTTCAGCCTGGGCACCGCTACCGCCCGTAAGCCCGAGAGCAAGATCGTCAAGCAGCCCTTGAGCAAGTATTTCCTGACCCTCATCGGCACCGCCGGCAGTTGGTTCGTTTTTGACTACGCTTACTACGGCAACACCATCTCCACGCCCATGATCATGCATCGCCTGGCCCCCCATGCCGACGTGATCCAGAGCACCGCCCTCAGTCTCATCGTCTTTGCCGTGGCGGCGGTGCCCGGCTACTTCCTGGCCGCTTTCACCATCGATCGTATCGGTCACAAGACCCTGCAGATGCTCGGTTTCTTCATGATGGGCCTGATGTTCCTGCTCATCGGCGCCTTTCCAGCGATTTCCGCCAGTATTGGTGTCTTTCTGGTGATCTACGGCCTGTCCTACTTCTTCGCGGAATACGGTCCCAATACCACCACCTTCGTCATCGCCGGCGAAGTCTTTCCGGTCAATCTGCGCACCACTGGCCACGGCCTCTCTGCCGGTACCGCCAAGGTGGGCGCCTTCCTCGGTGCCTTCATCTTCCCTGTCCTGCTGCACGATTTCGGTCTGCATGGGACGCTGATGATCACCTTCTTCTTCGCCTTGGCCGGCCTGCTCCTTACCATCTTCTTCATCCCCGAGCCGAGCGGCAAAACCTTGGAGGAAGTCAGCGGCGAAGACCGCGTCGTTGCCTTGCACGAGCCCAGCCACCCCGCACCTGTCTGAGGCAAGCAGGAGCCCAGAACGAACCCCGCTACGGCGGGGTTTTTTGCTTTCCGACCGGCCGGTATCCTGTGTTATCCTACTGATCCGGTCCATCGATACTCCAGGGAAGCGGCAGCCAGGCGGCGCAAAACGTCCTCGCGGGCAGGCCGTAAGGTTCGCGTGCGAACCGCCCACAACTTGCCTTCGGCGCAAACAAGTGGGCGGCTGATCCGCACGCTTCACCGACGGCCTGCGGCGCTCGCACCTGAGCAGCCTCCCAGCAGCCGCTTCCCGCAGTTGCACCCGATGACCACGGTATGTATGGGCCGAGTTACGCTGTAGATCCGGGAGGATGATCGATGAGCGGAATGCGCATTCACCCCTTGCGCCTGGATGGTCGAGGGCAGGAAGAGAAGCGGGAAGAAATTCGACGGGTTTTTCACCAGACCTTCAGCCTCGACGAAGAGCTCTTCCAACACCTGCATGGCGAGCGCGCCTGGTATGAAAAGGCCATCCCCTTGCGCCATCCCCTGATTTTCTATTTTGGCCACACCGCCACCTTCTTCACCAACAAGTTTCTCGTTGCCGGGCTCATCGATACACGCATCGATCCCGAGCTCGAGGCGATCTTTGCAGTCGGTGTCGATGAGATGTCCTGGGATGACCTCGACGAGACCCACTATGACTGGCCGCCCGTGGAACGGGTGCGCGCCTACCGCAATCGGGTGCGGGAAATGGTGGATGGGGTGATCAGCCGTTTGCCCCTGGACCTGCCCATTAGCTGGGACTCGCCCTGGTGGGCGGTGCTGATGGGCATCGAACACGAGAACATCCACATCGAGACGAGTTCCGTACTGATGCGACAGTTGCCCCTGGAACGAGTGCGTCCAGTAGCCGCCTTCACCCCCGAGACTCTCGACCACAGCGACGAATGGCCGCAGAACCGGCTGCTACCCGTGGCTGGCGGGCAAGTCCGCCTGGGTAAGGCAGAAGACGACCCCCACTATGGCTGGGACAACGAATACGGTAGTCACGTGCAAAACTTGGAACCCTTCGCGGCGAGCAGGTTTCTGGTCAGCAATGGTGAGTTCCGCGCCTTTGTCGATGATGGCGGCTATCGCGACGCGCGTTGGTGGAGCAGCGAGGGGGACGAGTGGCGCCGCTACACTGGCGCCGAGCATCCGACCTTTTGGGTGCGCAGCCCCGGGGGCTGGCGCTTGCGCCTGATTGCCGAGGAGCGCCCCCTACCTTGGTCCTGGCCAGTAGAGGTGAACTACCACGAGGCAGCGGCCTTCTGTCGCTGGAAATCGGCGCAGACGGGCATTCCCTTGCGGCTGCCCAGCGAAGACGAGTGGCGGCGCCTGCGCGATCTCTCCGCTCTGCCAGACAACGATGGCTGGGGAGAACTGGCCCCGGCGCAGATCGGCCTTGCCTACGGCGCCTCTCCTTGCCCCGTGGATCGCCACCGCCACGGCGAATTTTTCGATGTCGTCGGCAATGTCTGGCAGTGGACGGAAACGCCCATCTATCCCTTTGAGGGCTTTCGCGTCCATCCGTACTACGACGACTTTACCGTGCCCACCTTCGATCAGCGCCACAACCTCATCAAGGGAGGCTCCTTCATCAGCTTGGGGAACGAGAGCCAGAAAGAGGCCCGTTATGCCTTCCGCCGGCATTTCTTCCAGCATGCCGGTTTTCGCTATGTGCAGTCCTCTAACGCCCTGCCCGAGACGCCGGTCTACGAGAGCGATGTCGCCGTGGCCCAGTATTGTCACTTTCACTATGGCCCAGACTACTTCGGCGTTGCCAATTATCCCCAGGCCATGGCCGAACTCGCCCTCGACTGCTGGGGGATCGCCCCCTGGAACGCGCCCTCGACATTGGCTGTTCCGTGGGACGCAGCAGTTTTGCCCTCGCCCAGCGGGCGCGGGAGGTGATTGGCATCGATTTCTCCACCCGCTTCGTGCAGGTGGCGGCGCGTTTGCAGGAGAAGCTGCGCTTCCCCTACGCCATCACCGAGGAAGGCGAACTGCAGAGTCATCATTGGGTCGACTTGGCTGCCCTCGGCCTTGCGGAACAGGCTGGGCGCTGCCAATTCGTGCAGGGGGATGCCTGCAATCTCAAACCGATCTATCGCGATCTCGACCTCGTTCTCGCAGCTAACCTCATCGACCGCCTCAGTGATCCGGCCAAGTTCCTGCGCGACATCGCCGAGCGCATCCGCCCCGGCGGCCTGCTGGTCTTGAGCTCCCCTTACACCTGGCTCGAGGAATTCACTCCCAAGGAGCGTTGGATTGGCGGCCTTCGGGTAAACGGCGAGAGCCGTGATACCTTGACCGGCCTCAAGGAAATCCTCGCCGCGCATTTCGATCTCCACGCGGATTTCCCCCGCGATCTGCCCTTCGTCATCCGCGAGACGGCGCGCAAGTATCAGCATAGCATTGCTCAAGTCAGCGTCTGGCGGCGCCGTTAGCCTGCAGGATCGCAGCCAGCTTTCATAGACGTTCTTCGATGGCCGCCAGGGCGCGCGCGACGGGACCGCCCTGCTGCGCTTGCCAGGTGGCGGCACGTTCCCCCAAGGCGCGGGCCAGCTTGGGGGCGGCGAGATACTCGGCACTGTGGCGCGTAGCTTCCTCGGCACTCGCCACTTGGCAGATGCCATCTGCCGCTTGCAGAGAACGCAGGGTGTCGAAAAAATTTTCCATGTGCGGTCCGACGATAATGGGCTTGCCCCAGGCAGCCGCTTCGATGGGATTGTGCCCCCCCCGCGCGACGAAACTTCCCCCTATCCACACCAGGTCCGCTGCGCCATAGAGGTCGATCAGCTCGCCCAGGGTATCGACCAGATACACGGGATCGTCCGGTCCGGGAAACTGCCTCTGGCTGCGGCGCGACGCGGACAGCCCAATGCTGCGCAGTTGTTCCGCCAAGGCGTCACCCCGCTCCGGATGGCGCGGAATCAGCACGAGCAGCAGCTGCGGTTCGATCTTGCGCAAGGTTGGCAACGAATTCCAAGCCAGCTCCTCTTCGCCGGGATGGGTCGAGGCAAAGACCCAAACCCGCCTGCCGGCAAAGCGCTCCCGCCAGAGCGCGGCCCGCTCTCGCGAGCCGCTACCGATCTGCAGGTCGAGCTTCATCTGCCCTTGTATGCGGACGTCGGTTGCGCCCAGCTCTGCGAAGCGCTGCGCGTCTTCCGAACTCTGCGCGCCAACCCAGTCCAGCCCCGCGAGGGCCGGGGCAAAGAGTGAGGCAAAGCGGCGATACCCTGCCAACGAGCGCGCCGACAGGCGTCCGTTGAGAAGCATCATCGGAATCCCTCGTTGCCGCGCAGCACCAAGGAGACCAGGCCACAGTTCGGTCTCCATCAGTACCCCAAGGCGCGGCTGGCTACGTTCCAGGAAACGCTGCACCGCGCCGGGGAGGTCATAGGGGAGGTAGGCTTGTGCGACCATCCCCGACAACTCCCGTGCCAGCAACGTCCTCCCGGTCGGAGTCGTGCTAGTAACAAGGATCGGCAGATCGGGGTGCCGCTCACGCAACTGGCGGATCAACGGCAGGGCAGCCATCCCCTCCCCCACACTCACCGCATGGATCCAGAGGGGCCGATCCTGGCGCCGCGGCACCCAGCCGAAGCGCTCCTGCCAATGGGCGCGATAGACCGGGCGGCGAAGAATCCGCTGCCAGGTGAAGAGCAAGAGCACCGGGGTGAGGAGCCAGGTGAGCAGGCGGTAGAGCTGCGGCATCATTCCCGGCGCAAGATCCGATCCGTCAACCAGTCGAGACGGTACCAAGGGCGAAAGCTAGCCAGGATTTCCTCTCGATCGTATTCCATCTCTACCCAGGAACGCAGACTCATCCCTGGCTTTTGTGTCAGTTCCGCCACGGCGCGCTCAAAAAACCAGTCCAGGATCCCGGTGTTGGCATGGCGAATGTGTCCATAGGGCCAAAGGCGCAGCTGTGCGCGGGCTTCGGTGAGCGGCACGGCATAGCGCTGGTGCAGCAGCAAGGTGGCGATGAAGCCGGCCCGATCCGCTCCCGACTTGCAGTGCACGAGCAGACGGGGGGGAAGCGTGGGAATCTGGTCGAGGAAGCGCAGCAGTGGCTCGCGACGTGGCAAATCGCGGGAACCAAAACCGTGGATGGGTAGATGCTGAATACCAAGGGCATCGCAGGCATCCTGCTCGAGGCGAAAGTGCGGCTCCGATGGCGCGGGTGCACGAATGTTGAGGATGGCGTCGAAACGGTGCGCCTCCTGCCAGCGCCGTATCTGCCAGGGGGCAGGCTGGGCAGAGCGAAAGAGTCCGGGGGCCACCTCGTGCAGATTGGCATAGAAGAGTTCGCGGAAGACGCCGTGATCGGTCCAGAACTGGTGGCGACGGAAGCGCCGGGTTTCTGCGCGGCTCAGGGCACTGCCAGAGTTCATGGGGCCGCCAGCAATGGGGCCAGAGCCGCCCAGACTCTCTCGGGTAACAGACTTTCCTGGCATGGAATCGGCTCTTCTGGCGTGGCGATGCGCCGGCAGCGGGTACTACCGCAAGGCGCGCAGGATTCCGCGGACTGCAAAACCGTGATCTGCCGCGATGCCTGCTCTGGCGCCGTCGGACCATAGAGGGTGACGCCCGGCAGCCCGAGGGCAGCGGCCAAGTAGGAAAGCCCCGTATCCATGCCTACAAAGGCCCGCGCCGCAACCATGATTCTGCCCAAATCCTCCAGGTTCAGTGTTGGCAGGGCTTGCACATTCGGCGCCGCCATGGTGATGGATTCTACGCGAAGCCTCTCCCGCTCGTCGACGGCGGGTAACAGCAGCCGATAGCCAATCTCCCCCAGACGCTGCGCCAGGCGGACCCAATGATTTGCGGGCCACTCCTTGTTCTGCCAGGCGCGGGAAGTGGCATGAAAGCCCAGTACAAAAGGGGTACTCTGGCGCAGGGTTTCGATGCCTGCGGCTGCCGGCCCACGCCAGCGCTCGATCTGGCTGGCCAAACCATAATCCGCCGCACCCGCCGGACGCGGATAGGCGAAAACCTGGGCAAAGAGCTCGCGATTACGCTGGATTGCCGTCGGTCCCCAAGGGACGACATGACGCTGCCCATAGAGATAACTGGCCAAGGGCTCGCGGGCGCTGCGCGTCGAAAGGCCCGCCACCCTCGCCCCGGCAAGGTGGGCTAGAAATGCACTTTTGTAGAGGCCTTGGCTGTCCAGTGCCAGGTCATAGGCCTCGGCGCGCAGCTCCCGCCGCAGTCGCCCCACGGCGCGCAGCAGTTCCTTCCCTCCCCGCGGGCGCTGGCGCAGGGAAAATTCCCAGCTCCGGCGCACGACTGGGTGCCAGGAAGCCACTGGCGCAAAGGCCGGCTCGATGAGCCAGTCGAGCAACACATCCCCCCGCGCCGCCTGCAGATCCGTCAGCGCCGGCAGGGTATGCAGCACGTCGCCGAGGGAACTCAGGCGGACGAGGAGAACTTTCATCTGCGCTCCGCCTGGAGCATTTCCCGGGCCATGGCATACTTCATGAACGCTCCCAGGGCGTTGGTCCCGGCGATGGCGGCACCATCCACACCATCGAGAAGGCCCAGGCGGAAGACATACCCGCGGAGAAACGCCGCCAGGCCGTGGGAGATCGGGGCGTGGGCGGCGATTGGCCGCCCTCGAGCTACCAATTTTTCTGCGCTCAACTGCGCGTAGCGCTGCATTTTTTGCAAAAGTTGCTGATACGTCTCGTAGGAGTAGTGATCCAGGGCCAAGACGCCCAGCTCTGCCGTCGGCCCAACGCAATGCCAGGACTCATGCACCGCCTCCGACAGATCATAGCTGCCGTGGCGACGATCGAAGAGGCGCAGCACCCGATCCCCTGCCCAATCGCCGTGGCGGATGCGCTTGCCGTGGAAGTAGCTGCAGCGACGCAAGAAGTACGCGCCGGCATCCGGCCCTGTACGCAGGAGCTCGACAATGGCCTCCCGCCCCTGGGCGCGCAGAACTTCATCGGCATCGAGCATGAGAATCCAATCGTTGCCTGCCGCCTCCACGGCAAACTGCCGCTGCGCCGCAAAACCGCACCAAGGATGTTGCAGAACCCGCGCCCCATGGCTTGCGGCCACCGTCGTCGTAGCGTCACGGGAACCGCCATCCACCACCAGGATCTCGTCGGCAACAGCAACGCTGCTGCGCAGGGAGCGATCCAAGGCAGCGGCGCAATCTTGCGCCACATACACCAAGGACAGCTTTATCGTCATCCCTGCCCCCTTGCCGGCCAACGTGCCAGCAACGGCATGCCCGCGAAGAGGGCGATATTGACCGCATCGGCGTAGCCCCAGCTCAGGGAATCGAAAAGACCGCCAATCACGTAAATGGCAAAGTAACTCAAGACGAACCAACCCTGGGGGAGAAGCGCGCTCGCCAGGACTCTCGACCAATTGCCCACAGAACCCATAGGAAAAGAGCTAGGCCGATGATACCCAGGCTTGCGGCCTCACTCAGAAAACTGTTGGCAGCGGTATTCATGATGAAGCCGGGAGTGGCAGGAAGGAGATGCTGCGCCTGCAGCTGTAGAACAGCGGGGTAGAAGTCGCCGGTACCCACTCCAAAGATCGGGTGCAGCCAGAACAGCAATGCGCCACCCCACATGGCAACGAGACGAATTCCCCAGCTCGTCTTCACGTCCGCCTGCGCCGGGGAAAAGCTCACCAGTTCGTGCACACCAACCATCAGATGTTGGCGGACTTCTGGAATCGCAAGCAACAGCATTGCACCCAGAAATCCGACGAGGGGCAAGGCCCAGCGCCAACGCCCGGGGTAAAGCAAAAACAGGGCAACGGGCAGCA
This sequence is a window from Acidithiobacillus sp. AMEEHan. Protein-coding genes within it:
- a CDS encoding glycosyltransferase family 2 protein gives rise to the protein MTIKLSLVYVAQDCAAALDRSLRSSVAVADEILVVDGGSRDATTTVAASHGARVLQHPWCGFAAQRQFAVEAAGNDWILMLDADEVLRAQGREAIVELLRTGPDAGAYFLRRCSYFHGKRIRHGDWAGDRVLRLFDRRHGSYDLSEAVHESWHCVGPTAELGVLALDHYSYETYQQLLQKMQRYAQLSAEKLVARGRPIAAHAPISHGLAAFLRGYVFRLGLLDGVDGAAIAGTNALGAFMKYAMAREMLQAERR